A genomic segment from Spinacia oleracea cultivar Varoflay chromosome 3, BTI_SOV_V1, whole genome shotgun sequence encodes:
- the LOC130470403 gene encoding uncharacterized protein, which produces MPPPKNLLHFMPLPGQKLKSVVVAELPPVDQPLAEEDTIPSPLKPSAALGIEIQDITKVMEAIEADLVPGSDVPIVAEQKEESADVSLEREKSPDKEMVDLTEAHIEVPEAEKEVPSAEEEQPEQGLTRKRRHSTLGSTSTSALDRLIHADPCSDVPLKRIPEEVREAMARYARAPVLGENPMAHVGSLVGPEAARENLLRANPQWRVPGAEERNPAMMAQYYLNEAVFWSSFASECSSVEERQLRRYQEAYARDIPVLDQKAGQLMAEMVEIKQLYLQYSREAREAAEQIGAEVGKLTFQVEEDAEKIASFDRERREMAAKFASELEEKDSLLKEMTSKFEAAIKQSQEAEARLQQFIKHREIVQNQADKVPVLQLKIREKDAAIRKLEQERVDLYTADQCREQYWNGILGARRMFAKHMPHFPWNEKVPLWMRAQDHLVECQADRDEAEAERQAALAEARAQKAASEGDTTAGGSSKDAPLGDAPETPKS; this is translated from the exons atgcctcctcccaaaaatctccttcacttcatgcccttgccagggcagaagttgaagagtgtggtggttgcggaactgcctcccgtggaccaaccgttggctgaggaagataccatcccctctccgctgaagccgtctgctgctttagggatcgagatccaggatataaccaaggtgatggaggcaattgaagccgaccttgttcctggttcggatgtccctattgtggccgagcagaaggaagaatctgctgacgtttctctcgaaagggagaaaagtccagataaggagatggtggatctcaccgaagctcacatagaggttcccgaagctgagaaggaggtcccttctgctgaggaggagcaacccgagcagggtctgacgaggaagaggcgccactcgaccttgggctctacttcgacctcggccctggatagactgatccacgctgacccttgctcggatgttccgctgaaacggatccccgaggaggtaagggaggcgatggctcgctatgctagagctccggttttgggggagaaccccatggctcacgtgggatctttggtgggtcccgaagctgcacgggagaatcttcttcgggccaacccgcagtggagggttcctggagctgaggagaggaacccagctatgatggcccaatattatctgaatgag gctgttttctggtcctcgttcgcttccgagtgtagctcggttgaggagaggcaactgaggaggtatcaggaggcttatgctcgtgatatccctgtcttggaccagaaggctgggcagctcatggccgagatggtggagatcaagcaactgtaccttcagtacagtcgtgaggctagggaAGCGGCGGAacagatcggggccgaagttgggaagctcactttccaggttgaagaggatgctgaaaagatagcttccttcgacagggagaggagagaaatggctgccaagtttgcgagcgaacttgaagaaaaagacagtcttctcaaggagatgacgtctaaatttgaggcggccattaagcagagccaggaagcggaggcgaggcttcagcagtttATCAAGCACCGGGAGATTGTTCAgaatcaagctgacaaggtgcccgttctccagctgaagatccgagagaaggatgctgccattcggaagttggagcaagagagagttgacctctacactgctgatcagtgtagggagcaatactggaatggcatcctgggtgctcggcggatgttcgcgaagcatatgcctcatttcccttggaatgagaaggttccgctctggatgagggcccaggatcacttggtggagtgccaggccgatcgagacgaagctgaagctgaacgccaagctgctcttgcagaggctcgggcccagaaggcggcttccgaaggtgatactactgctgggggttcttcgaaggatgctcctctgggggatgctcctgagactcccaagagttag